A window of Corallococcus macrosporus DSM 14697 contains these coding sequences:
- a CDS encoding TIGR02270 family protein, producing MRSLSTRRPTVRWELLERHLEEAEFLWTQWEHALWSPEHTLASVAEGDEGRLRAHLDALVLGGTAVATRLLLPALTSEDPARVASAAWALLSAEDADWREPVFHPLEQGAEETHPGLLRALELLDRPDLHALLLRKLPALPPALQAGVLRVARVRHLDPSAALEKLDWEADPALHAEALRALAFAPRTQAGDARLARALSHAHPTVSAAALETGLLLGSREAWEHARGSTSRAALLSLAVAGESKDLADLVARLKGGSPAAEVIWAAGFSGRLLAAEALLPLLREEAQAPLAATSFAAITGLPMAPPFLVEAPADADDEDSEEEAEPEAEDREAWLPAPRALPGEVDALAVEAWWTRRRGDFTEGFRYLRGAPVTVEVLTSALETEPMLRRPSLAWEVALRGGGAPWVETRQWTQVQREQAHAPRGQRPESRTLAGRWPRGRRSDTPA from the coding sequence GTGAGGTCCTTGTCGACACGCCGTCCCACGGTTCGTTGGGAGCTTCTGGAACGCCACCTCGAGGAAGCCGAGTTCCTGTGGACGCAGTGGGAGCACGCCCTCTGGAGCCCGGAGCACACCCTGGCCTCGGTGGCCGAGGGCGATGAAGGGCGCCTGCGGGCCCACCTGGATGCGCTCGTGCTGGGGGGCACCGCCGTCGCCACCCGCCTGCTGCTGCCCGCGCTGACCTCCGAGGACCCCGCGCGCGTGGCCAGCGCTGCCTGGGCCCTGCTCTCCGCCGAGGATGCCGACTGGCGCGAGCCTGTGTTCCACCCGTTGGAGCAGGGGGCCGAGGAGACGCATCCGGGCCTCCTCCGCGCGCTGGAGCTGCTCGACCGGCCGGACCTCCACGCCCTGCTCCTGCGGAAGCTGCCGGCGCTGCCTCCAGCCCTCCAGGCGGGAGTCCTCCGGGTCGCGCGAGTCCGTCACCTCGACCCGAGCGCCGCGCTCGAGAAGCTCGACTGGGAGGCCGACCCGGCGCTGCATGCCGAGGCCCTTCGTGCCCTGGCCTTCGCGCCCAGGACGCAGGCAGGGGACGCTCGGCTCGCACGCGCCCTGAGCCACGCCCATCCCACCGTCAGCGCCGCCGCCCTGGAGACCGGGCTGCTGCTGGGCTCACGAGAGGCCTGGGAGCACGCCCGGGGCTCCACGTCGCGCGCCGCGCTCCTATCGCTCGCCGTGGCGGGGGAGTCGAAGGACCTCGCGGACCTCGTCGCGCGCCTGAAGGGTGGCTCCCCAGCGGCGGAGGTCATCTGGGCGGCGGGCTTCAGCGGCAGGCTCCTGGCGGCCGAGGCGTTGCTGCCGCTGCTGCGCGAGGAGGCCCAGGCCCCGCTGGCCGCGACTTCCTTCGCCGCCATCACCGGACTTCCCATGGCGCCTCCGTTCCTCGTGGAGGCCCCCGCCGACGCGGATGATGAGGACTCCGAGGAGGAGGCCGAACCCGAGGCCGAGGACCGCGAGGCCTGGCTCCCCGCGCCCCGGGCGCTCCCCGGCGAGGTGGACGCCCTGGCCGTGGAGGCGTGGTGGACACGACGGCGAGGCGACTTCACGGAGGGCTTTCGCTACCTGCGAGGCGCGCCTGTCACCGTGGAGGTGCTGACGAGCGCCCTGGAGACCGAACCCATGCTGCGGCGCCCCTCGCTCGCCTGGGAGGTGGCCCTGCGAGGCGGGGGCGCGCCCTGGGTTGAGACCCGCCAGTGGACCCAGGTGCA